Proteins from a genomic interval of Fluviispira vulneris:
- a CDS encoding lytic transglycosylase domain-containing protein, translating to MLSSNGALKVNDKNLMRKDNLSQTPYLRFASVKRVRPFFLPLFLMPLIVGCQSGTYENSIALNLKHEKTRIVNTSPQQTDNVSFEKDASDSDKKRSSSESAGQRKQTDAGKSPAVANKQANQKAKITANIPNIKTSHDDESLLIESSALNPEEIDDQENLILNSTDEALSTNIPIGSQNPNDSSSANANEDSALLCQDSVYYASWQDQFDRIWLEENGKNYKTNASRNKALTQARTNRFIQIAYPTIDRLEFDFPIVINAQVLQWINYFRGPGRKSFVVWLKRSRSVIPEMESTLELHGLPKDLVYLSMIESGYSPKALSSAGAVGLWQFMPATGREYGLKINDYVDERRNIKKSTKAAARYLTKLYNMFGGWHLATASYNVGPGRVQKTLRNYGEDSSFFELTSMGVVNRETADYVPKLIAAMIISKNPDKFGFDITSAPIPAQTKSIELERSISLSDLARSLNVDKNILESLNPELRLGITPPPHATSGGKFQLEVPASKYDMALASIDMLPNAPTQYMLAAKIKRRESVASFAARYRIKTALVLSANSHLKANSNLHKGQVVYIPVALGTGQYARLASSKYSKGIQSQSRKHKRQLLVKNKIGKKSVTNSNLNKKKIVLKSKKNSHSIALKKKQSKTKKMATSGQKRKQQNSVR from the coding sequence ATGCTGTCATCAAACGGAGCATTGAAGGTGAACGATAAGAATTTAATGAGAAAAGACAATTTGAGCCAAACTCCTTACTTAAGATTCGCAAGCGTTAAGCGTGTGCGTCCGTTTTTTCTTCCGCTGTTTCTTATGCCTCTCATTGTTGGTTGCCAAAGTGGTACCTATGAAAATTCAATAGCATTAAACTTAAAACATGAAAAAACACGGATAGTGAACACTTCTCCGCAGCAAACTGATAATGTATCCTTTGAAAAAGATGCAAGTGATTCTGACAAGAAGCGTTCCTCAAGTGAATCAGCTGGACAAAGAAAGCAAACAGATGCAGGAAAATCACCTGCTGTTGCAAATAAACAGGCAAATCAAAAAGCAAAAATCACTGCAAATATTCCAAATATCAAGACAAGTCATGATGATGAAAGCTTATTGATAGAATCATCCGCACTGAATCCAGAAGAAATTGATGATCAAGAAAATCTAATTCTGAATTCTACCGATGAAGCATTGTCCACCAATATCCCTATTGGCAGCCAAAATCCAAATGACTCAAGCTCTGCCAATGCGAATGAAGACAGTGCATTGTTGTGCCAGGACAGCGTTTACTATGCTTCATGGCAAGATCAATTCGATAGAATCTGGCTCGAAGAAAATGGAAAAAACTATAAGACCAACGCCAGTCGCAATAAAGCCTTGACCCAAGCACGGACGAATCGCTTTATCCAAATTGCCTATCCAACCATTGATCGGCTCGAGTTCGACTTTCCAATTGTAATCAATGCACAAGTGCTGCAGTGGATAAACTATTTTCGCGGGCCAGGACGTAAGAGTTTTGTCGTTTGGTTGAAACGCAGTCGCTCCGTGATCCCAGAGATGGAAAGCACTTTGGAATTGCATGGGTTGCCGAAGGATCTTGTCTATCTTTCTATGATTGAATCAGGTTACAGCCCAAAAGCTTTGAGTTCGGCAGGAGCAGTGGGGCTCTGGCAATTTATGCCCGCAACGGGACGTGAATATGGCCTTAAAATAAATGACTATGTCGATGAACGGCGTAATATTAAAAAATCAACCAAAGCAGCCGCAAGATATTTAACCAAACTTTATAACATGTTTGGTGGCTGGCATTTGGCGACCGCAAGTTACAATGTTGGTCCTGGGCGTGTGCAGAAGACATTAAGAAATTATGGTGAAGACTCATCTTTCTTTGAGCTCACCTCGATGGGGGTTGTCAATCGAGAAACTGCGGATTACGTACCGAAATTAATAGCTGCGATGATTATTTCTAAGAACCCAGATAAATTCGGTTTTGATATCACCTCTGCACCCATTCCTGCGCAAACGAAATCTATCGAGTTAGAACGTTCTATTTCGCTAAGCGATCTTGCGCGCTCTTTAAATGTCGATAAAAATATCCTCGAATCACTTAATCCAGAGTTGCGCTTAGGTATAACTCCGCCGCCACATGCCACCTCGGGTGGAAAATTTCAACTCGAAGTTCCAGCAAGTAAATATGATATGGCATTGGCTTCTATCGATATGCTTCCTAATGCGCCCACTCAATACATGCTTGCTGCTAAAATAAAGCGGCGCGAGTCGGTGGCTTCTTTTGCTGCGCGTTATAGAATAAAGACAGCTCTGGTGCTGAGCGCAAATTCTCACCTAAAAGCCAACTCCAATTTGCACAAAGGTCAAGTGGTCTATATTCCTGTTGCATTGGGCACAGGCCAGTATGCACGGCTTGCTTCAAGCAAATATTCAAAAGGTATTCAGAGTCAAAGTCGTAAACACAAAAGGCAATTGCTAGTTAAAAATAAAATAGGAAAAAAGTCAGTCACAAATTCCAACTTAAATAAGAAGAAAATTGTACTAAAATCTAAGAAAAATAGCCATTCAATTGCTCTGAAAAAGAAACAAAGCAAAACTAAAAAAATGGCAACTTCAGGACAAAAAAGAAAACAACAGAACAGCGTCCGTTGA